One genomic segment of Carbonactinospora thermoautotrophica includes these proteins:
- the drmB gene encoding DrmB family protein has translation MHFVHRGAECAKASHPILRMDDRGGNIGANVAIQCLSCEERRNIREAMGRRGEENLPRCRGRHPHLGTFDPRGCGKDPKVLVIGASNQWFPQTLSALAVPPSGASALDAKVEQHWKVLKGIPDKAMLAYLRENSESFPVFREFEKWSDEEIWNAIERRRQAPETGEEAGRGYPDLRTPEWEVFSSPHLPEPTDDFALHRGPVPDPLAGVYADVVQAERLREVRALVGFTRLDAPDPDDPDLVVRAPLARSAPTWVPASEVRGEGIFLRLPEDLLRDWEKRVQDSAALRAHEEAYARFRSNRYSDRIPGSFDPMDHWPGARYLALHTLSHLLIRTIALECGYSSASLAERIYAGTEDDPRNGILIYTAVPDAEGTLGGLVSLAEPEPLLRLTRRALDDARRCSSDPLCAERLPHPPADFLHGAACHVCLFVSETTCERGNRFLDRRFIVHIDEPELALFPDLP, from the coding sequence GTGCACTTTGTGCACCGTGGCGCAGAGTGCGCCAAGGCCAGCCACCCCATCCTGCGGATGGACGACCGCGGCGGCAACATCGGCGCCAACGTGGCGATCCAGTGCCTCAGCTGCGAGGAGCGCCGCAACATCCGGGAGGCGATGGGCCGGCGCGGGGAGGAGAACCTGCCACGCTGCCGGGGCCGCCACCCCCATCTGGGCACTTTCGACCCGCGGGGTTGCGGCAAGGACCCCAAGGTGCTCGTGATCGGCGCGTCCAACCAGTGGTTCCCGCAGACGCTGTCCGCGCTTGCCGTGCCGCCCAGCGGTGCGAGCGCGCTGGACGCCAAGGTCGAGCAGCACTGGAAAGTCCTCAAGGGCATTCCCGACAAGGCCATGCTGGCGTACCTGCGTGAGAACAGCGAAAGCTTCCCGGTCTTCCGCGAGTTCGAGAAGTGGAGCGACGAGGAGATCTGGAACGCGATCGAACGACGCCGCCAGGCCCCGGAAACAGGGGAGGAAGCCGGGCGCGGCTATCCCGACCTGCGGACCCCGGAATGGGAGGTCTTCTCCTCCCCCCACCTGCCCGAGCCCACCGACGACTTCGCCCTGCACCGTGGCCCGGTGCCGGACCCGCTGGCCGGCGTGTACGCCGACGTCGTCCAGGCCGAGCGGCTGCGTGAGGTCCGAGCCCTGGTCGGGTTCACCCGCCTGGACGCCCCCGACCCCGACGACCCCGACCTGGTGGTACGCGCCCCGCTGGCCCGCTCGGCACCCACCTGGGTGCCGGCGAGCGAGGTCCGAGGAGAGGGGATCTTCCTGCGGCTGCCGGAGGACCTGCTGCGCGACTGGGAAAAACGCGTCCAGGACTCCGCGGCCCTGCGGGCGCATGAGGAAGCGTACGCCCGGTTCCGCAGCAACCGGTACTCCGACCGCATCCCCGGGTCGTTCGACCCGATGGACCACTGGCCCGGAGCCCGCTACCTCGCCCTGCACACGCTGTCCCACCTGCTGATCCGCACGATCGCGCTGGAATGCGGCTACAGCTCGGCCAGCCTCGCCGAGCGGATCTACGCCGGCACCGAGGACGACCCGCGCAACGGCATCCTGATCTACACGGCGGTTCCGGACGCCGAAGGCACGTTGGGCGGCCTGGTCTCGCTGGCCGAACCCGAGCCGCTCCTCCGGCTGACCCGCCGCGCCCTCGACGACGCCCGGCGCTGCTCCTCCGACCCGCTGTGCGCCGAACGGCTGCCGCACCCGCCCGCCGACTTCCTGCACGGGGCGGCCTGCCACGTGTGCCTGTTCGTCTCGGAGACCACATGCGAGCGGGGCAACCGGTTCCTGGACCGGCGGTTCATCGTTCACATCGACGAGCCCGAGCTGGCACTGTTCCCTGACCTGCCATGA
- the drmC gene encoding DISARM system phospholipase D-like protein DrmC, producing MTWRPGFEAAVADLAARMGPAQLRAFADRIAAGWPHEAILQAVPVPGFAEAARPVLAAQQAEGVTNAEAAAYLRGVAAGHAQHASTVRVESVWSGPSTHAVPVRATAQVLVELVSEAENELLLMTYSAKPYPPLLDALAKAVARGVSVTVVVETLQGAGSALAGQEPAAAFASVPGLELWHWPVSERPDEGAKMHAKLAVADQRLLLVTSANLTQSGVDKNIEAGLLVRGGTAPQRAAEHITELRARGVLARLR from the coding sequence ATGACCTGGCGTCCCGGCTTCGAGGCGGCGGTGGCGGACCTCGCCGCCCGGATGGGACCAGCCCAGCTGCGCGCGTTCGCCGACCGGATCGCGGCGGGCTGGCCGCATGAGGCGATCCTGCAGGCGGTACCCGTGCCCGGGTTCGCCGAGGCGGCCAGGCCGGTGCTCGCCGCACAGCAAGCGGAAGGGGTGACGAACGCGGAGGCGGCGGCCTACCTGCGCGGGGTGGCCGCCGGCCACGCCCAGCACGCCAGCACCGTGCGCGTCGAGTCCGTGTGGAGCGGCCCGAGCACGCACGCGGTGCCGGTACGGGCCACCGCCCAGGTGCTCGTCGAACTCGTCAGCGAGGCCGAGAACGAACTGCTGCTGATGACCTACTCGGCCAAACCGTACCCGCCGCTGCTCGACGCCCTGGCGAAGGCGGTCGCCCGAGGCGTGTCGGTCACCGTGGTGGTCGAGACCCTCCAAGGCGCGGGCAGCGCGCTTGCCGGGCAGGAACCCGCGGCAGCCTTCGCCTCAGTCCCCGGCCTGGAACTGTGGCACTGGCCGGTCAGCGAGCGCCCAGACGAGGGGGCGAAAATGCACGCCAAACTGGCCGTGGCCGACCAGCGCCTGCTGCTCGTGACGAGCGCCAACCTCACCCAATCCGGGGTGGACAAGAACATCGAAGCCGGCCTGCTGGTCCGCGGCGGGACCGCGCCACAACGCGCGGCGGAACACATCACCGAGCTGCGAGCGCGGGGCGTGCTGGCGCGGTTGCGCTGA